Genomic window (Neurospora crassa OR74A linkage group VI, whole genome shotgun sequence):
TTTGGAAGACAATCAATGTCTGGAAAACAGTTActgttttttaaatattgaTTGTCTGTTAGACAACGCTTGTTGTGACTCAGGGTTTCCCGCTTCGGTATCGTTGGATGGATCGTCCGCTGCCTGTCCACCAAGCGCTACCACGCTCCGTTCATGGAAACAGAGGTTTCGTTCCTCCCGCTTCAAGCCACCCCCGAGATCAAAAAGTCGATTCCTCCGGTCCCTGCCGTTGGTATTTCAGTAACTTCAGCGAGCCCGCGCCTGATTCAGACATGGATGATGAAGACAATGTAATGTCTCGATGATAATGCTCAACTCTCGATTGTCATCTGGGCCTAAGCACTACAATCCTCTGATCATATCTCTCTTTTATGTGGGCCTTAACAACCAGACCCCACATCAGCACCGGCTCTGACAAGAGCGAACCCGACACGACAAACGAGACACAgatgtctacctacctatcgatAGTCTCATTAGGTAATATCGTTGACGAGTTTGACGACAATAATTCTGAAGAGATCTTGGAGGGTATGTTTCACGATATACCGACGGACGATGCGTTGGTGGTCCCATCGCAAATTGCTCAGTGGGCAGTCAGACACTCTACGAGCTTCGAAGCGGCGTCCCTGGACAACGAGCCCGACGGGCCCGACAACGAGCGGCGGCTATACAAACGCGCCTGTGCAGCATGGCGTTTTTGTGCTGCTTTGTCTGCTCTGGCCAGTGATCCTTGGTACAATGAAGCCGAGAATGGCATCATAGAGATCAGTGGATGGGAGGATGCCTGCGGAGGTTACGATGGCCTGCGGGATGATTTGCACGGCCAGCAAGTGGCACAATCGCTGGTTCTGCCTCTTTTGTCTCTTCACCGGGCAGCCTGTCGCCATTGCCGCTATTCCTTCCAGGTTCCCTTCCCGTCAACGAGAAGGCCGGCCTCCCCCCTCGCCATCCTGAAGCCTCATAACAACAAAGTCAAAGGCAATCAGGCATGCGAGTGATGAGTCTTTTACGTTCGATGACTTAAAAATTCACGCTTCGCTTCACGCCTTGTCCTTCCAGTTAACTTCCATGCTTAACAGCGATTGTTTGCTTGgcttcctcccttctttgATGCTTGCATCATATCTCTCACTCTTTGCTTTTCGTGAATCACGCCTCTCTTACACCCACGGGCGCACACATCTTTCGCAGTCACCTTTTTCTGTTGATGTCCGTGTTAGTCGGCTTTCCATCTTGGTCATTTACCTCCAGAAAGTTGCTCACCAAACAATGGCATCTGAACGTAAAAGAGAGTAGAAGTCTCGCATCTCTCATTCATTCTTGTTCTGGTCGCCTCCCTTTTCTGTTTTccatatatattaatacctgtTTTCCCATGCCTTCTTCTCACAATCCCCAAACACTACACCAAGATGGACCTAACACACAAGTCTCCTCTAGTTGATGAGAGTGCCGAAGTCACGGCCATCGTAGAAGAATCCTCTGCTGCCGACCCCAGCGCCACGTCCAACATCCCCTCAACTGGCCCAGTGGTCGTTCCGTCATTTGTCGCCTTGGGTCAGGCTGTTGCGTTACGTTCGTTTCCCGCCAGCTTCAGCTTgaccttccctccctcccggCCCTTGGCCCTCCAGCAGCCATTTCCGTTTTTCCAACTGCCACCAGAGATCCGTAATATGGTGTATGGCGCCCTGCTCACTTCAGAAGAGCTCATCGTTCCGCACAACACCCTACCGGTACCCACTTTCCACTATCAGGCCCAAGATGCCCGTAGAGCAGCTGGTCCGCTCTTCCACACCTTCCCAACCTTGTTGCGGGTATCTCGGCAGTTTGCTCGCGAGGCTGCGATGATCTtctacaccaccaacacgTTTCATCTGGACTTGGTACATCACAGGGTGTGGCTGGTAAGGATCACAAGGCCCAACTCGTTCAACATCAGACACTTGAGGATCAATTGTTATCAAGAGTCTGATAGAAACAGGGAAACGGAAGCCTGGATTGCGAGGCTCGTGAACATGGGAAACACAATCACGAAGCGATGCCGCGGGTTGATGAAGCTCGAGTTACAGTTTGGGCGCCTGTGGATCGGAACAGGAGAAGGCCCCGAGGTAATGCCCGCACGACAATGTCTCCAATTGTTTGTTAAGCATGAGGCGATCGTGACGGCTTGGAGAACAAACAGTTTTTCAAGGCTCAAAAGGATAACTGTTTTTATCCGCGAGGAGTGGCAGCATACCGAATACCTAGTCGGTCTCTTGGAACAGTTGGCTGGCAACGTCAAGAGAGGGGTTGTCGTGGAGGGTATACATGTCGCTACAATAAAAAGATACAGATTACCAGGTGCGTCGCCACAGGAGCATTATTATACCCAAGTAGACCAAGAGCGGAAGTTCTTTGAGGGAAAGTATGACAGGGAAACAGGAACCGTTGCGACCCAGGTGGTCCCATGGGAGATACCAGCGGGGTGGCCCACCGTCTACCGCCGCGGCCATGAATAGAATCTTGTCGGGACTAGGGGGCAATGGGTCTATGGGCTTGGGGACTTGTTGTGCAAGCGTCAACTTGGGGTTTGGATGGCCAATGGAAACTGAAAAGCAGGCGATTGTGGAGAATGGGGGCGATGACCAGAACAGCACAGGTAGTCAAATAAGAAGCAAGAATACTGTCAGCCAGTGATGATTGTTCAAGATTGATTCCGAGGGACCCCCGTGTTCGTGTGTGTGCTAAGGCAAACAAAGCAGCTTGACACTGGACTAAGATATCGACAATGAAGAAACGGCTGTTTTTGTGTGGCttatggtgatgttgttgggcACACTTGCGATGTACCAACACTGCAATGTGAGTCAACCGAGAACAAGGAAGTGAGAATAAGAATACAGGCTACAGAGCAGGGATATGTATATACGGAAAGGTCCGGTGCTAGCTGAAgtcaaagaaaaaaaagataagaaAAACAAGAGGGATAAGGAAGCCCCATATTCAGAAGACCAAGCATCAAGAAATGTCCCACAGAGTGTTGGTCATGGCCATTCTCTAGCTTTCTATCTCCAGAGGGGTTAGACTCGATCACTCCGACACGGCTTTTGCGAATTACACCTGCTTAGACCAACGAGATTGGGATGAGTAAGTGCGGAAAATAGACGGAGGGGTAATAGGAGGACGGGAGACGGCTCCAGATAAATGGACTGTATTTGAGTAAGTGATATCATGCGTAGGCAAATACATCGACGACACGAGCTGACCGACCGAAACACCCATTGATGTGTTTATTCGTAGTGAGGGCCGCCACTTGACGGCAGAGAGGGCAAGCGACGGTACGAGACTGAGCAGAACAATGCTTGGGGCGGAGCGGCGTGAACCTGAGCTTGAATTCGTTCCTGTGGGAGAAATCCGAATGGAAGATGAAGGCAGaaagaccaagaagaacgGAAGACGAAATGAAGAACATCCACAATTTTCTTTCAACTGTGGTGGGTGGGGGGTTTGTGTGACAGGTGATGCGACCAGAAACCACATGGAGGACATAAACTGTTGACGATGAAGACCGAGAAGGTCAAACAACGAAGATAATTCGGATCTGATTGTGTTCAGTaccagaggtacctacctacacttgTGGTTGAAAATGATgcgaagagaagagaagcgACGCGATTGGGATTCGTCATCCCGACATACCTATTGCCTGCACTGCACGGCGCAGGCAGGAACTGACGACCCGACGTGCAGGAGCGACGAGCGGAGGACAACCAGGCACCTGATCTCCGCCATGCCGAAAATCACATTACGGCGGAAGGAGCCACAATTAAGATGGCAGGACATTATGTACACCACGTTTACGtgtaagaaaagaaaaaattacTGGTAATTAATCATGTGTACTGAAAACTCAAGATCATCTCAATCACATACCTCGTTTCTTCCTTGCTCGCGTCACAGTCTCTGTATCAAGTTGTATCACCAATCACATTCCGCCTCCACGAACCTACAACGCGGGACACTCCCCCGTCAACCACCAATTGATGGCCGCCACCAATCCAGAAACCTCTCCATCGCCGTCAAAGGCATCAACACTCACCACATTCGGATACGTCTGCCTCGTCATTCGGCCCTGCGCCCACAGCTTCTCTCCCAACGCCATGTTGGCATCTTGAGCATACTGGACGATACTCCCGATAATCGTGGTCTCGGGCGGCTGCGTCAGCGTCCAGCTGAGCAAAAACATGGCATCGTCCGCCTTGGTGCGATGCGTCTGCATCTTGGCGAACTGGTCGCTGATCATGTTGTTCAGGTTGTTGGTGTCGGCATACGAGTCAAAGATGGCGAGCTGGccgcggaagaagaagccctgGTTGGCAAACTTGGAGAGATCGACGCGTTGGTTGTTGTCCGAGGTGATGTCGTCGACGACCAAGAGAACAGCCGAACCGCGGCGGGAAGCATCGCCATTATTGGCAGGCGGGAGCAGATCGGACAGAGTAAGGTAGGTGAGGTCGACGTTGGGCTGGGTGATGTGCGTGGCCCGGTTCTTGACAGCCAGCAGCTGCGTCATCAGCCTCTCCCACTCCTGCTGGCTCAGATGGGCATCAGGGTTGCGGGAAAAGGTGTCCGTGTTGAGGCCATGACTGAGGTTGATCACCACCAATTCCCCCGGGTTCTTTTCCGTGAACTCGTTCACCTCCCTCACGATATCCGCGATATACTGCCCATTTCCGCCCTGCCACCCTTCCAACACCATCTCCTTATCTCCCCCGCCCAACTTCCCAATTTCCTTGGCCAGATCACCCAACCCCGGAACCTTTGCCAATCCCCCAGGCAACTTGATTCCGTTGAAAAACGTATAATGCCCCGTCGCCCACTTCCCGCCCGCAATCACCGGGCGCACATCAAACCACCTTGCTCCGGCCTCCAGCTGCTTGCCCACCGTCATCTGACTAGCATGACACTGAACCGACTCCGGTCTGGCTTTAACTAGAGGCGTACCGCCCGTGAGCAACGACATACCACTATTATGCGTTCCGGGTAGGGCGATTTCTCTCAGTTTCAAACAATGCATCCTTTCATACCCCTGCTTCATCCACCCTGCCGTCGGCAGGCCCGGACTAGCCATCAACTCTTGAGTCGGATCAAAGTTCGTGTTCCTGGCCGACGGCGCAGCAGCCAACACAAACGGGACGTTATTCCCCTGATGCCAAACCAGCTTCCGCACCGAGCCCACGGGGTTATTCACGGCCGCCAAACTCTTCCACGCCACTTGCAGGACGGGACCGTCACGGCCGCGGTACTGGAACTCGACTTCCCTTCCGCCCAGTTCGTCAACGACGTACCTCATCTCCGCCGCGTCATCCTTGTGCGTCTTGGCTTCGATGTAGACGCGTACGCTCTGTCCTGGTTGCACGAGATCAGGAAAGGAGTTATCCCATGCGGGCATCTGGTAGGAATGCCCGCCTGTCCTGCGCAGAGTGAAGGGCGTGGCGTTGATGAGGAGCAGGTAGGCCTGATTCTTCTGGAGGGCCGATTGCGCAGATGAAGAAAGGGTGGAGATGGTGTTGAGGCCGGTGGGATCggagctgggggttttcaAGTCCAGATGTTGGGCGGCGTTGggagggttggtggtgaggtgAGTGAGGAAGGCGGTGACGGAGTCGAAGAGGGGGGCGGCTTGGACGACTGCGCTGCCGGTGAGGGCGAGTGCTGCGACAAGGGGCTTGAGTGGGAGCAACATTTTGATGGTTGTGATGGCGGTGGTATGGACGAGTAAGTGGTATGGAACTACTGGGGTCCGAAGCAGTTGGTGAGGTAGGTATAAGAACCCCTTCGGCGACCGAGTGAACCTTTTAGATCTGGAGGGTTAGTTATGACCTCTCGAACCCAGAATATTTGAAGAAGAAATACCTTACCTTGCTCTTTATCGCAATCCGCACCGACACCTTCCCAGTTTTACTACCACCTActccaagtggaagttcacCTGAAGTGAAGTCACTGACCAAGACAGTCTCAAGTTGTGTTGAACCAACCCCAAAGGCCCaaacttcaacttcaacctctACTCTGTAACTTTGTGATTTCTCGAAgcaaccaacaacaaacgAATTGTGTTGTCCCTCCAAGAAACCCGAACCAAATGCgagataaaaaaaaacagaaatCCCATCTTgaaaggcggcggaggaggagggaaccACCCCCTTTTTCATTTCATTTCATCCATGATCCCAGATAAACCCCCCCATCTAGTTAGGCTTCGAAAATGGGTATGGGGACATGAGAAGAACGGGGGTGTGgagtggtgggtggtgttgaaTGGAACGAGCGAGGGTGGTGGAATGAGGAGGTGATCGACATTCTGCAATGCATCCATTCAATCTCGCTAAcacccgcccgcccgccttcCGTTTTTGGCGGAGGGTTTCGCTCGTTCGCTTCGTTCGTTGCTCGCTTGCAACGTTACGGATACAGAGATGATCCCGGTTGGTTGGTGGGAGGGCATTAAGTACAACACTAGAaatgagatgagatgagatgagattCCCCAACAATCTCCATATTGTATTGTGTGTtatggaaaaggggaaaaccaAGAACCGTTGGCGATTGTGGATCGACTGGAGGTATCGCACGTGGGTTGGGGAATGGTAAAGGTGTTTTTTCATGTTCGTttacccatccatccctaaTAGCCTGACTGCTTAAATAGGAtggtagtagtgtagtagaTGAATAAATGCAGGTAGTATTTGGAGGGTTACGTTTTGATAGGAACCAGTCGTTGGTGTATACCAGACATTGGGATATGATAATGGAAGGTGGTGTGATCGAGGATTTAGATGAGAATCTGCATGTGCGCACCGATTAGATTTCGAGGTTGAGACATGTGTTTAATTGCCGTGGCCGGAGGCAATGAATGACTGGAAGAAACAGAGCAAGCAAGTTGTAGAGTCGAGGCCAATGTTGGGGGAGACGCAAACGATTGAGGAAGCCAAGAGGATCAATACCATGTGATAGAAATGAGTTTTTCCACTCCCATTGCCACctattaatctatattactagACTGCCACAACAGTATTTGACCAAGTCTCATGCCGTACTAGTGTGATTAAATACGTCCTGTGACTCTGAGTGCTGGTAACTGAACATGGTATACAAACCAAAAGGGTATCGTATCGTGTATCAAAACCGAtcagcaaaagaagaaaacaaaacaaaaagaacatAACTGTAAGTGCATGCCATCGTGAATGCCCTGTCGTCATAACCATTAGGAAAACCATCAAATCATAACCCATGAGCCACTTCAGGCCTTTTACATCTCATCCTCAAAGAACTTGATAAGTGTCCTCACACCCGAGACACCCAGACCCATGAAGGGGTAGCAGATGTACACCAAGTCGTTCGTCGCGCCAAACTTCTCGCGGAACTCGGACTTGTTGACCAACTTCAGTTGCTGGCAAATAGTCTTGTAGGTATGGCTCAACATCTTGGCTCTCATTCCGTTGAGATGGCCGCCAGTGACCATCTCCGGCAAGGCGCCCGCGCCGAACGTCACGTTCCGGACACCGGCCTTGGCCAGCATCTGGATCGCCGCCGAGATCAGGGCCTCGATGGTTCCGTTGGGAGAACCGGGGAAGTCCAAGGCGAACTTGATCTGATACCCGTTTGCGGGAGAAAGACGGGCGAGCACGCACATGGCGACAATCTCGCCGTTCTTGTCCTCGGCCCAAAGGTAGCGACGGTGCTCCATGTCGACCCACGGGCGGACTTCGGTGATGTGCACCtgcttcttgcccttgcggTTGTCCTTCCAGTCCTGGATGCGCTTGTCGCACTTTTCGCGGATGTGTTCGGGCACGGGCTCACCGATGGGCACCTCGTGGATGGACACACCAGCTTCTTCGGCTTGAcgctccttcttggccaccTTCTTGGCCGAGTCGACAGACACGCGCTCTTCGGCGACGCAAGAGAGCGAACGCCACCCGAGCTTGGAGCCGAGAATCTCCTCGACTTCGGAACCCACCAAGAGCCAGAGAGGACGGAGGTCCTTGGTGTGGCGCATATCTTGCAGGAAGGCGCGGATGACGAGCTGGTATTGGCGAGGGTCGCAGAGCGGGTTACCCATGACAAGGGCGTAACCGTTGTCCTCGGCGTAACCAATGGCAGCACCCGTCTGCTCATGGCGCCAGACATGGTACCGCTCGTCGAGCCAGGACGTGTTGGTGGCATCACCGTAGTTGACAATGAGTTTCTCGACGGGGGGCAGCTCAAGTCCAGTCGCGCCATGGTCGTAATCGTAGGCATACTTGATGGTGTCGGCTTCGGGGTGGGGAAGCTTGCCAACGAGTTCCTTGTGTTCGGGGAGGGACTTGGGGTCGCGAGGAATGAGAGAAGCGTTACGGATGTCGCCcaagttgaggaggaggaacacgATACGCTCGAGGCCAATACCGCAGCCGGCATGGGGCAGGACACCATACTCAAAGCCTTGAAGGTATTCCTGCATGCCAAGAGGCTCGATACCGGCCTTCTTCATGCGCTCCTCCAAAAGGTGAGGCCTGTGGATACGCTGACCACCAGTGGTGATCTCCTGTCCACGAAGGAAGATGTCGAAGGAGTTGGTGAAGCGGTCATCCTCGGGATCAAGATGAGTGTAGAAAGGACGAACAGAGGACGGGAACTTGTCGATGATGTAGTAATCCGTCTTGTACTTTTCCTTGATGACCTGGCCCAACTGAATCTCGGCACGGGTGCTCAGATCCTCAGTCTCCAAAGCGGGTCTGCCGTGGTCGTCGGTCCAGCCGGAATCGTTGAGGAGCTTGATGGCATCCTTGAAGGGAATGATGGGGGTCTCTGGTAGCCAGACCAGATCCTCATGAGGAAAGCGGGTCTTGATGATCTCGATCTCCTTGCGGTACTTGCCGTAGATACCCTTGAAGATCTCCTTCATCAAGCCGTCGATAATGTGCATGGCCTCGTGGTAGTCCTGCTCGATGGCCATCTCCAGATCCATACCGGTGTACTCGGTCAAGTGACGATGGGTGTTGCTGTCCTCGGCACGGAAGACGGGGCCAATTTCGAAGACACGGCCAAAGTCGGCCGAAATGCTCATCTGCTTGGCCAACTGGGGGCTTTGGGCGAGGAAGGCAGTCCTGCCAAAGTAGTTCACCTTGAAGACCTCAGCACCCGACTCGGTCGCAGCGGGTTGCAACTTGGGAGTGTGGATCTCCATGAAGCCCTTGTCTTCGAGATATCGACGGAAGATGCTGCAAATACCGGCATTGATGCGGAAGATGGACTGAGCGGTAGGTGTACGGAGGAAGGCAATGCGGTTAGAGACACGGACTCTGGTCGAGGCCAGGGACTCGAGCTGATTTGTCTCGCTGTCCACCTCGACATGGTCAATCGAGTGGACGTCGACAGGGAGATGCTCGTCAATAGGGACGACGAGGTGCATGGTGTCGATCAAAACCTCTACATTGTGGATTGTGCACCCCTTGATCTCCTCAGGAGGTTGCTGTAGCTTTCCCTCGACGTGTACAAAACTCTCGGCCGTGATGTGCTCGGCCCAGCGAACAAAGTTCTCCGAGACGACGCCATCTCTGACGGACAGGACGCCCTGGACCGTCTCGATCTGGTCGcggaagacgacgaaggcGAGTTTGGAGCTAAGTGCGCGGACGTGGTGGACGCGGGCTCGGAAGCTAACGGTCTTGCCAATGTTCTGGTAGTCGTTAACGAGGACTTGAAGGGACTTTGCGGGAGCGAgggcttcctcttcttgtgtTCCGTATCGTCGAGCGATTTCGGGGCCGTCGGCTTCGTGccacctcttctcttcctcgctGCGTTTTTGAATcattaatttcttttcttcctcgagTTGGTATTCCTTTGCGCGCTTCTCCTGAATCTTCTGGATGTTCTTCTTTGCGCGCTCGTCGTCGAGCTGGTCGATGTCGCCGATCTTGGGTTTGCTCATGTGGTTCTTGGCCGAGGAATGGCCGATAATGCGGTTGAGAGCCAGCAATGGCTTCTTGAGCTTGCCTGGTGACATGATGGCTGTGGATTTGGGGTTAGGGGGTATCTTGTTGGGTATCTGTTTTTCTTTGTGTTTATCAACTTGTGTGATGTTGGTTGCGGGGGACAATAGACGACTTGTGAAGCTTGTGGACTGTGTGGCAGCCCCAAGACAAAAGGCCGTGTGTGCAATTCGCAGATGGTGATGGATCAGAGAGAAGATGAGAGCGACAGCAAGGGCAAGTGGTTATAAGGGAGAAAACAATTAGTAGGCAACAGAGGGTGAccagaaacaaaaaagaaaacaggcGATGACGAATGTTCGGGAATTTGCTGGGGAACCTTGATTACACCCCGGTCACTGTGTCGGTTGCCGGGCTTTGCTTGGTCAGAGGCGGCTTGTGATTCAGggcagggggggggggggggggggggcaacAGCAGCCACTAGACTAAGAACAGCCAGACTTCGGACGCCGGCGGAATGGCAATGGGACGAGATGGACCCCCCATGCTTGATTTTCAATATTTGGGATGTTGTGCCTGGAAAGGGAATCCTCCAAGTTTGATACTAATCACGGTATGTGGGTGTAATTCCTGGCCTGGGCATTCCGAGTTTCCGATGCTATCTCGAATCGTGATCATCACCCAAGGACGGTTCGGGCATGGCTGTTGAACTGAAGTCCATCATCCGCTCCTCCCTCCATCTTTGCCATCCGCGAGGATATAGCAACCTAATGGCACTTTGATGCTGGAGGAAACACACTCAATACCTAATCCAATGCGCTGATCCCGTCAATCAATCACTGCCAGCTGAATATGACGGAGAGTCTAGACTGGTGCTGTCATTCCAATGTTTCATACACTGCAACCGTCATTTGTTACAAAACAAGTGCCCTCTTCCTGGAGCCATGTCGGGCATGAATGCACTTGCTCCCTTCCGTCAGCGAATGTCAGCTTGTCGTTGGTGACTGCCCGCTGTCACAAATTGAAGAGTAAAAGGGCCGGAAATCGATCGATGGTccaggccaccaccacccagcgTGGAAAGAGCAAACAACGTCATGGGTCGTATGACGTCACCGTTTTTGCAGCGCCAAGAATTCGTCAGCGGCCAATGTCGGTGGAAAGAGGATAACATCTGAATTTAAACATGAAACGAGACAAAACATTCCACGATTCAGGGGAGCTGAAAGTCTAAGCGCGAATGTCTCACTGTCAAGGGATAATATCATTCATTCTTAACGATTGTGTCCTTTTTGGGGTGTTCAAGTCGATGAAGGTCGTTCTTTCCCTTCACATCGGTCGATCTTCTGTGgagttcttttccttctcatTGCTTTCGCGGCAGGCAGACTTCAGTTCGGCAATCTTATTCGATAAGCCCGTATCAGTCGGGTATTTACGCAACCTACTAAGCCAAGAACGTGCCTGGCCTAGCCTTGGCCTGGGGAACAATGAACCAATCACAAGTTAGGCCACTCGATGCCGATGACATCaattcccctcccctcccctcccctccccttcctctctacCTCAGGGCAGCTCCTTGTCCCTTTTTTGGTCCCCTGAAGCCTAAAGTACAATGGCGCACAGCCGTGATAGTCCCAGTCCGTGTCCTGTTCCTGTTAGGTCCTGTTCC
Coding sequences:
- a CDS encoding aspartyl-tRNA synthetase, which encodes MSPGKLKKPLLALNRIIGHSSAKNHMSKPKIGDIDQLDDERAKKNIQKIQEKRAKEYQLEEEKKLMIQKRSEEEKRWHEADGPEIARRYGTQEEEALAPAKSLQVLVNDYQNIGKTVSFRARVHHVRALSSKLAFVVFRDQIETVQGVLSVRDGVVSENFVRWAEHITAESFVHVEGKLQQPPEEIKGCTIHNVEVLIDTMHLVVPIDEHLPVDVHSIDHVEVDSETNQLESLASTRVRVSNRIAFLRTPTAQSIFRINAGICSIFRRYLEDKGFMEIHTPKLQPAATESGAEVFKVNYFGRTAFLAQSPQLAKQMSISADFGRVFEIGPVFRAEDSNTHRHLTEYTGMDLEMAIEQDYHEAMHIIDGLMKEIFKGIYGKYRKEIEIIKTRFPHEDLVWLPETPIIPFKDAIKLLNDSGWTDDHGRPALETEDLSTRAEIQLGQVIKEKYKTDYYIIDKFPSSVRPFYTHLDPEDDRFTNSFDIFLRGQEITTGGQRIHRPHLLEERMKKAGIEPLGMQEYLQGFEYGVLPHAGCGIGLERIVFLLLNLGDIRNASLIPRDPKSLPEHKELVGKLPHPEADTIKYAYDYDHGATGLELPPVEKLIVNYGDATNTSWLDERYHVWRHEQTGAAIGYAEDNGYALVMGNPLCDPRQYQLVIRAFLQDMRHTKDLRPLWLLVGSEVEEILGSKLGWRSLSCVAEERVSVDSAKKVAKKERQAEEAGVSIHEVPIGEPVPEHIREKCDKRIQDWKDNRKGKKQVHITEVRPWVDMEHRRYLWAEDKNGEIVAMCVLARLSPANGYQIKFALDFPGSPNGTIEALISAAIQMLAKAGVRNVTFGAGALPEMVTGGHLNGMRAKMLSHTYKTICQQLKLVNKSEFREKFGATNDLVYICYPFMGLGVSGVRTLIKFFEDEM